From one Ooceraea biroi isolate clonal line C1 chromosome 7, Obir_v5.4, whole genome shotgun sequence genomic stretch:
- the LOC105277562 gene encoding mannose-1-phosphate guanyltransferase beta isoform X1, with translation MKRNIFCGITVAAFAGMHEKRKKLQTMRALILVGGYGTRLRPLTLSRPKPLVEFANKPMLLHQIEALVQTNVTEVILAVSYRAQQMEEELVHEAKKLGVRLIFSHEPEPLGTAGPLALAREYLCASDDPFFVLNSDIICDFPFKQLLEFHENHGKEGTIVVTKVEEPSKYGVVVYREDGKIESFVEKPQEFISNKINAVYGGDDTGMYILNPSVLNRIELRPTSIEKEVFPNMAQDGELYAMELPGFWMDVGQPKDFLTGMSMYLASLRQKHPEQLHSGSGIVGNVLIDPTATIGKDCRIGPNVTVGPGVTLADGCCIKRSTILKAAVIKEHAWLDGCIVGWRSVVGRWVRMEGTTVLGEDVIVKDELYINGGQVLPHKSISSSVPEPQIIM, from the exons atgaaaagaaatatcttttgtGGTATAACTGTTGCAGCATTTGCAGGGATGcatgaaaagagaaaaaaattacaaaccATGCGTGCTTTAATACTTGTGGGTGGTTATGGAACTAGACTGCGACCGCTGACTTTAAGTCGACCTAAGCCACTCGTTGAATTTGCAAATAAACCAATGCTTCTGCACCAGATTGAAGCActg GTGCAGACGAATGTAACGGAGGTGATATTAGCGGTTTCCTATCGAGCGCAGCAAATGGAGGAAGAATTGGTTCACGAGGCGAAGAAATTGGGAGTGCGGCTTATATTCTCTCACGAACCGGAGCCATTGGGTACCGCTGGACCGCTTGCGCTTGCACGCGAATATTTATGTGCCAGTGACGATCCGTTCTTCGTTCTGAACTCTGACATTATCTGCGACTTTCCTTTCAAACAGCTCCTCGAGTTCCATGAGAATCATGGCAAAGAGGGTACTATAGTTGTTACTAAAGTGGAGGAGCCATCAAAGTACGGCGTAGTTGTATACAGAGAGGATGGGAAAATAGAAAGTTTCGTCGAGAAGCCGCAGGAATTTATATCTAACAAAATCAATGCAG TTTATGGTGGTGATGACACAGGTATGTACATTCTCAATCCGAGCGTACTGAACAGAATAGAACTGAGACCTACGAGCATCGAGAAAGAAGTTTTTCCAAATATGGCTCAGGACGGAGAATTGTACGCAATGGAATTGCCAGGCTTCTGGATGGATGTGGGACAACCCAAAGACTTTCTCACAG GAATGTCAATGTACCTTGCTTCATTGAGGCAAAAGCATCCTGAGCAGCTTCATTCTGGATCTGGTATAGTGGGCAATGTCTTGATAGACCCAACGGCCACGATCGGCAAGGACTGTAGAATCGGACCGAACGTCACGGTTGGCCCAGGTGTTACCTTAGCCGACGGATGCTGTATCAAACGAAGCACTATTCTCAAAGCGGCTGTGATAAAAGAGCATGCGTGGCTCGATGG ATGTATCGTTGGTTGGAGAAGCGTTGTAGGTCGATGGGTGCGAATGGAGGGTACAACGGTGTTGGGAGAAGACGTGATCGTGAAAGACGAGTTATATATTAACGGCGGACAGGTCTTGCCGCACAAGAGCATTTCTAGTTCCGTGCCGGAGCCGCAAATCATTATGTGA
- the LOC105277568 gene encoding 26S proteasome non-ATPase regulatory subunit 4 encodes MVLESTMICVDNSDYMRNGDFVPTRLQAQQDAVNLVCHSKTRSNPENNVGLITLANVEVLATLTSDVGRILSKLHQVQPNGKLSLVTGIRIAHLALKHRQGKNHKMRIVAFIGSPIDIDEKELVKLAKRLKKEKVNVDVISFGEESINNEVLTAFVNALNGKDGTGSHLVTVPPGPHLSDALISSPIIQGEDGMGAAGMGSAGFEFGVDPNEDPELALALRVSMEEQRQRQEDEARRAQATDTATNKQPETVKEAPNEEAMLKRALAMSLEGADESTASTDNTAPCRGNVPDFTNMTEEEQIAFAMQMSMQDQQELESQKEEAMDVEEDYAAVMSDPAFLQSVLENLPGVDPHSEAVRQAVGSLQQNKDKDKDKEKEKEKEKDKDKK; translated from the exons ATGGTGCTGGAAAGTACGATGATATG CGTCGATAACAGCGATTATATGCGAAATGGAGATTTCGTACCCACTCGGCTGCAAGCTCAGCAAGATGCTGTCAACTTGGTATGTCACTCCAAGACACGCTCGAATCCTGAGAATAACGTTGGCCTCATAACTCTCGCCAA CGTCGAGGTATTAGCAACGCTTACGAGTGACGTTGGCAGAATATTATCCAAGCTTCATCAGGTTCAGCCTAATGGCAAACTGTCCCTTGTTACGGGCATTAGAATCGCCCAT TTAGCATTGAAACATCGGCAAGgcaaaaatcataaaatgcGGATTGTCGCATTCATCGGCAGTCCGATAGACATTGATGAAAAAGAATTAGTGAAATTAGCCAAACGCTTGAAAAAGGAGAAAGTGAATGTTGATGTCATAAGTTTCGGTGAAGAGAGCATCAACAACGAAGTATTGACAGCCTTCGTGAATGCATTGAATGGCAAAGATGGTACTGGGAGTCATCTCGTTACTGTACCACCAGGCCCGCATTTATCAGATGCCTTGATCTCCTCTCCTATAATCCAAGGCGAAGATGGGATGGGCGCAGCTGGCATGGGTAGCGCTGGATTTGAATTCGGTGTCGATCCGAACGAAGATCCTGAACTTGCATTG GCTCTGCGTGTTTCCATGGAGGAACAACGGCAACGGCAAGAGGACGAAGCCCGTCGTGCACAAGCGACCGATACTGCCACGAATAAGCAGCCAGAGACTGTAAAAGAAGCTCCCAATGAAGAAGCTATGTTGAAACGTGCCCTTGCCATGTCGCTTGAGGGAGCCGACGAGTCTACTGCTTCTACTGATAACACTGCTCCTTGCAGAGGCAACGTGCCAGATTTTACTAATATGACTGAAGAAGAACAAATCGCCTTTGCTATGCAGATGTCCATGCAGGATCAGC AGGAGTTGGAATCGCAGAAGGAAGAGGCAATGGATGTGGAGGAAGATTATGCAGCTGTCATGTCCGATCCTGCTTTCCTACAATCTGTTTTAGAGAATTTGCCAGGCGTAGATCCACATTCGGAAGCCGTTCGTCAAGCCGTCGGATCGTTACAGCAAAACAAGGACAAAGACaaagacaaagagaaagagaaggagaaagagaaagacaaagaCAAAAAATAA
- the LOC105277566 gene encoding uncharacterized protein LOC105277566, translating to MSLASSTNRWASRIVIVLQLTTWSAVSIVLLQKGVSSLQRRMLETTSHVIESRQPGSQLTGIDQRADNLEGEDTSSKIPRITRDEERTLDNASSRIIRAWEEAVIAPGLVPEPASRQEEEDGRSRIEENRNATEREADLAGNAPRSTRREPETRARKSPGRGWETGERVASALGGSKSGTSFSRISDSGATTAVAMVVIGVIMLVLAPTVIILRILDERKQARKLVALSSAREDLPPAYEQVVFTSEEAPRYSTLSLNDDYSSPPPSATASLIKSNST from the exons ATGTCCCTCGCCTCGAGCACAAACAGATGGGCCTCGAGGATAGTCATAGTATTACAGCTGACTACCTGGAGCGCCGTCAGCATCGTCCTCCTCCAGAAGGGCGTTAGCTCGTTGCAAAGAAGAATGCTCGAAACGACTAGCCACGTTATCGAG TCGAGACAGCCGGGAAGTCAGTTGACGGGGATCGACCAGCGTGCCGACAATCTCGAGGGCGAGGACACGTCGAGCAAGATCCCGAGGATAACCCGCGACGAGGAGCGTACTCTCGACAACGCGAGCTCGAGGATCATCCGGGCGTGGGAGGAGGCCGTTATCGCGCCGGGACTCGTGCCCGAACCGGCCTCGCggcaggaggaggaggatggaAGAAGTAGGATAGAGGAGAACAGAAACGCGACGGAGCGGGAAGCCGATCTCGCGGGAAACGCGCCGCGATCGACGAGGCGCGAGCCGGAGACGCGGGCGCGGAAGTCGCCCGGCCGCGGCTGGGAGACCGGCGAGCGAGTTGCGAGCGCGCTTGGCGGAAGCAAGAGCGGAACGAGCTTCTCCCGCATAAGCGACAGCGGAGCGACGACGGCTGTTGCCATGGTGGTGATCGGAGTTATCATGCTGGTGCTGGCACCGACCGTGATCATTTTGCGGATTCTGGACGAGAGGAAGCAGGCGAGGAAGCTAGTCGCGCTGTCCAGTGCGCGGGAGGACCTGCCGCCAGCGTACGAGCAAGTCGTCTTTACGAGCGAGGAGGCGCCAAGATACTCGACGCTCTCCTTAAACGATGACTACTCGTCCCCGCCCCCGTCGGCTACGGCGTCGCTGATCAAGTCAAATTCTACGTAG
- the LOC105277561 gene encoding separin, with product MAHAVGQIMQILHECHPENNDLVDNFKRLKITRKSRRNVKKDKLQEIKNKAEKLLTDTPYNYTGSVEYASLNKMLAICNFEMGDELRAIHHLTESHAVILRQHILHRYQNTQLRETLCTEPQTYGLKPTHVKFETDLANSGKLLKSKLVELPKEWYIIQVTALYESPSVLRHEKRMSSVMHAVHITILPTGLSDVEPLCITLPKPETQVSYDVCEEILKLLDNNKFQLKATYVNREQYWAMRTNQNSKMKIGIDGLENMWLREWRVLFMADAIENLNIVNEVHEMVDKLITDLSLRNIKITERCRWLLKKVSVGACFLTREEIARAVKFLLPKHEKLAKNIILSVYGMLPCINELKNAKRKTLVLIIDEHMDYIAFEAMEIIKYHPVTRFPSLHIAYALFKEHEDIMVEGCRIIKAKEDLGISVINPSGDLEKMERRLKLFMNFWLPQWKSCYNTKPDEKLFEDALVNHDILMYNGHGSGIQYLSGEDIEKMRVKSTVLLFGCSSVKLLLIGGRYPPHGVSNQYLIACSPCLLGMLWEVTDADIDTMTANFMSNWIPSTAERSWTEVDIASWSSGTLKFTKNRVNDKMEMESEMLRAVANAKRSCSQYMTAAAIVVRGLPIKIV from the exons ATGGCCCATGCTGTCGGTCAAATTATGCAAATCCTGCACGAATGTCACCCCGAAAATAATGATCTCGTAGACAATTTCAAACGCTTGAAAATCACGAGAAAATCGAGAAGAAACGTGAAGAAAGATAAGTTGCAGGAAATCAAGAATAAAGCAGAGAAATTACTTACAGATACGCCGTACAATTATACAGGGAGTGTTGAATATGCTAGTTTGAATAAAATGCTAGCTATCTGTAATTTTGAG ATGGGAGACGAGCTCAGAGCTATTCATCACTTGACCGAATCTCATGCGGTGATACTTCGTCAACACATTTTACATAGGTACCAAAACACTCAACTGCGTGAAACGCTATGCACTGAACCTCAAACGTACGGATTAAAACCGACGCATGTGAAATTTGAGACTGATCTTGCGAATAGCGGCAAATTGTTGAAATCAAAACTCGTAGAGTTACCAAAAG AGTGGTACATAATTCAAGTCACTGCCTTATACGAATCTCCGAGCGTTTTAAGGCATGAAAAGCGTATGTCAAGTGTCATGCATGCTGTACATATTACAATACTTCCAACGGGACTGTCTGATGTAGAACCTTTGTGCATAACGTTACCGAAACCTGAAACGCAAGTTTCCTATGACGTCTGTGAAGaaattctgaaattattaGATAACAATAAGTTTCAACTGAAAGCCACTTATGTGAATCGTGAACAATATTGGGCGATGCGCACGAatcaaaatagcaaaatgaAG atAGGTATAGATGGATTGGAGAACATGTGGTTGAGGGAATGGAGGGTACTTTTTATGGCGGATGCCATTGAAAACTTAAATATAGTAAATGAGGTTCATGAAATggttgataaattaataacggatTTAAGTCTCCGTAA CATCAAAATAACCGAACGATGTAGGTGGCTCTTGAAAAAGGTGTCCGTGGGCGCCTGTTTCCTGACGCGCGAAGAAATAGCACGCGCAGTCAAATTTCTACTTCCCAAACATGAAAAACTGGCAAAGAACATAATTTTATCTGTTTATGGAATGTTACCGTGCATAAATGAATTGAAAAATGCCAAACGAAAGACACTGGTCTTAATAATTGACGAG CATATGGATTACATAGCATTTGAAGCTATGGAAATTATTAAGTACCATCCTGTCACTCGTTTCCCGTCTCTGCATATAGCATACGCGTTGTTCAAAGAACACGAGGATATCATGGTGGAAGGTTGCAGGATAATCAAGGCCAAAGAAGACTTGGGAATTTCTGTAATTAATCCTTCGGGCGATTTAGAGAAGATGGAGAGACGCCTGAAGCTCTTCATGAATTTCTGGCTACCGCAATGGAAGAGTTGTTACAATACCAAGCCTGACGAAAAACTGTTTGAAGATGCGCTTGTTAATCACGACATTTTAAT GTACAATGGTCACGGTAGTGGTATACAATACTTATCCGGAGaagatatcgaaaaaatgAGGGTGAAATCTACCGTTTTATTATTTGGGTGTAGCAGCGTGAAATTACTTCTAATAGGCGGAAGGTACCCTCCTCATGGCGTTTCGAATCAGTATTTGATAGCATGCAG TCCTTGTCTTCTTGGTATGCTGTGGGAAGTAACAGATGCTGATATCGACACAATGACGGCAAACTTCATGAGTAATTGGATTCCCTCGACGGCCGAGAGGTCATGGACTGAAGTAGACATAGCTAGTTGGAGTTCCGGTACTCTGA AATTCACGAAGAATCGAGTGAAcgataaaatggaaatggaATCAGAAATGTTGAGAGCAGTAGCGAACGCCAAAAGGAGTTGCTCGCAATATATGACAGCAGCCGCGATAGTAGTGCGAGGTTTACcaataaaaatagtttaa
- the LOC105277565 gene encoding UDP-N-acetylhexosamine pyrophosphorylase, translating into MEHLRRKLSEYGQDHLLRFWNELTDEDRDQLENDIDELDLREVTAYFKRTMESSQHIGNNMLDDKVQPIDEKKIASIKTSTTEELKTYEELGLKEIAEGRIAVLLMAGGQGTRLGVTYPKGMFDVDLPSHKTLFQLQAERILRLQNMAERRYGKHGEITWYILTSDATHDATVTYLREHKYFGLKENNVVAFKQSMLPCFTFDGKIILDAKHRVSKAPDGNGGLYRALKVQGILDDMTRRGIRSIHAHSVDNILVKVADPIFLGYCSFSKADCGVKVIEKSSPSEAVGVVCKVEDHYQVVEYSEITKQTAELRRADGQLAYNAANICNHYFTVDFLKDIGYHREKDLSLHVARKKIPYTNDEGERITPKAPNGIKIEKFVFDVFPFAKNIAVWQGTREEEFSPLKNSDSADQDCPCTARADLLNLHKKWLLDAGAKYVGENVEVSPLLSYAGEDLYQIASNQSFAGPRILN; encoded by the exons ATGGAGCACCTAAGGAGGAAGCTGAGCGAGTACGGCCAAGACCATCTGCTGCGATTTTGGAACGAGCTGACCGACGAAGACAGGGACCAGCTGGAGAATGACATAGACGAGTTGGATTTGCGAGAGGTCACAGCGTACTTCAAGAGAACTATGGAGTCTTCGCAGCATATTGGTAACAACATGCTGGACGACAAGGTACAGCCAATCGACGAGAAGAAGATTGCGTCCATCAAAACGTCCACGACAGAAGAATTGAAGACGTACGAGGAGCTCGGCTTGAAAGAAATAGCCGAGGGTCGTATCGCTGTACTGTTGATGGCGGGTGGTCAAGGCACGCGTCTGGGAGTCACGTATCCGAAAGGAATGTTTGACGTCGACTTGCCGTCACACAAGACCCTGTTCCAGTTGCAGGCAGAGAGAATACTCCGTTTGCAGAACATGGCAGAACGGCGCTATGGAAAGCATGGAGAGATAACTTG GTACATCCTCACCAGTGACGCTACTCATGACGCTACCGTCACCTACCTGAGAGAACATAAATATTTTGgtttaaaagaaaacaatgtCGTAGCCTTCAAGCAGAGTATGCTGCCGTGTTTCACGTTTGACGGGAAGATTATCTTGGATGCGAAACACCGGGTCTCCAAGGCACCTGACGGCAACGGCGGATTGTATCGTGCACTGAAAGTTCAAGGAATATTGGACGACATGACACGACGCGGCATTCGAAGTATTCATGCACATTCCGTGGACAATATCTTGGTAAAGGTAGCAGATCCCATATTTCTGGGATACTGTTCGTTTTCCAAAGCGGACTGCGGAGTTAAAGTTATCGAGAAGTCCTCCCCCTCCGAAGCAGTTGGCGTAGTTTGCAAG GTGGAGGATCATTATCAAGTGGTCGAGTACAGCGAGATCACGAAGCAGACGGCGGAACTTCGCCGCGCTGATGGGCAACTGGCGTACAATGCAGCTAACATATGCAATCATTACTTCACGGTCGATTTCCTCAAGGATATCGGTTATCATCGCGAGAAAGATTTGAGCCTGCACGTGGCGAGGAAGAAAATCCCGTATACCAACGACGAGGGGGAAAGAATCACTCCGAAAGCCCCGAACggcataaaaatagaaaagttcGTGTTCGACGTATTTCCGTTCGCGAAGAACATCGCGGTGTGGCAAGGCACCCGCGAGGAGGAGTTCAGTCCGCTCAAGAATTCCGACTCCGCCGATCAGGACTGCCCGTGTACCGCTCGTGCCGATCTGCTCAATCTGCATAAGAAATGGCTGTTGGACGCGGGCGCAAAATACGTCGGCGAGAACGTCGAGGTCTCGCCGCTGCTGTCGTACGCGGGGGAGGATCTTTATCAAATTGCGAGCAACCAGTCTTTCGCGGGACCTCGGATCCTCAACTAA
- the LOC105277562 gene encoding mannose-1-phosphate guanyltransferase beta isoform X2 yields the protein MKRNIFCGITVAAFAGMHEKRKKLQTMRALILVGGYGTRLRPLTLSRPKPLVEFANKPMLLHQIEALVQTNVTEVILAVSYRAQQMEEELVHEAKKLGVRLIFSHEPEPLGTAGPLALAREYLCASDDPFFVLNSDIICDFPFKQLLEFHENHGKEGTIVVTKVEEPSKYGVVVYREDGKIESFVEKPQEFISNKINAGMYILNPSVLNRIELRPTSIEKEVFPNMAQDGELYAMELPGFWMDVGQPKDFLTGMSMYLASLRQKHPEQLHSGSGIVGNVLIDPTATIGKDCRIGPNVTVGPGVTLADGCCIKRSTILKAAVIKEHAWLDGCIVGWRSVVGRWVRMEGTTVLGEDVIVKDELYINGGQVLPHKSISSSVPEPQIIM from the exons atgaaaagaaatatcttttgtGGTATAACTGTTGCAGCATTTGCAGGGATGcatgaaaagagaaaaaaattacaaaccATGCGTGCTTTAATACTTGTGGGTGGTTATGGAACTAGACTGCGACCGCTGACTTTAAGTCGACCTAAGCCACTCGTTGAATTTGCAAATAAACCAATGCTTCTGCACCAGATTGAAGCActg GTGCAGACGAATGTAACGGAGGTGATATTAGCGGTTTCCTATCGAGCGCAGCAAATGGAGGAAGAATTGGTTCACGAGGCGAAGAAATTGGGAGTGCGGCTTATATTCTCTCACGAACCGGAGCCATTGGGTACCGCTGGACCGCTTGCGCTTGCACGCGAATATTTATGTGCCAGTGACGATCCGTTCTTCGTTCTGAACTCTGACATTATCTGCGACTTTCCTTTCAAACAGCTCCTCGAGTTCCATGAGAATCATGGCAAAGAGGGTACTATAGTTGTTACTAAAGTGGAGGAGCCATCAAAGTACGGCGTAGTTGTATACAGAGAGGATGGGAAAATAGAAAGTTTCGTCGAGAAGCCGCAGGAATTTATATCTAACAAAATCAATGCAG GTATGTACATTCTCAATCCGAGCGTACTGAACAGAATAGAACTGAGACCTACGAGCATCGAGAAAGAAGTTTTTCCAAATATGGCTCAGGACGGAGAATTGTACGCAATGGAATTGCCAGGCTTCTGGATGGATGTGGGACAACCCAAAGACTTTCTCACAG GAATGTCAATGTACCTTGCTTCATTGAGGCAAAAGCATCCTGAGCAGCTTCATTCTGGATCTGGTATAGTGGGCAATGTCTTGATAGACCCAACGGCCACGATCGGCAAGGACTGTAGAATCGGACCGAACGTCACGGTTGGCCCAGGTGTTACCTTAGCCGACGGATGCTGTATCAAACGAAGCACTATTCTCAAAGCGGCTGTGATAAAAGAGCATGCGTGGCTCGATGG ATGTATCGTTGGTTGGAGAAGCGTTGTAGGTCGATGGGTGCGAATGGAGGGTACAACGGTGTTGGGAGAAGACGTGATCGTGAAAGACGAGTTATATATTAACGGCGGACAGGTCTTGCCGCACAAGAGCATTTCTAGTTCCGTGCCGGAGCCGCAAATCATTATGTGA
- the LOC105277563 gene encoding 26S proteasome non-ATPase regulatory subunit 8, giving the protein MAALKDVVSLYQNLKREWTKTPCVNLKKCGELLNQLKIGLTHLMFLPTSNSTATQNELLIARDILEIGAQWSIASEDIPSFERYMAQLKCYYFDYKSGLMESAYKYQLLGLNLLFLLSQNRVAEFHTELELLPSDQIQSNVYIRHPLSLEQYLMEGSYNKIFLAKGNVPAASYTFFIDILLNTVRDEIGACMESAYDKISIQDAARMLNLNTEKDMKAFATKKNWNLSNDGYFYFSTTSEKKSEEPIPSSELAALAIDYARELEMIV; this is encoded by the exons ATGGCAGCCCTCAAGGATGTCGTTTCGTtgtatcaaaatttaaaacgtGAATGGACAAAAACTCCGTGCGTGAATTTGAAGAAATGCGGCGAATTACTGAATCAATTGAAg ATCGGCCTCACCCATCTAATGTTTCTTCCAACGTCAAACAGTACGGCAACTCAGAATGAATTGCTAATTGCCA GAGACATATTGGAAATCGGAGCACAATGGAGCATTGCCAGTGAAGATATCCCTTCCTTCGAGCGGTACATGGCGCAACTTAAATGCTACTATTTCGATTACAAGTCCGGCTTGATGGAGTCAGCCTACAAGTATCAGCTCCTTGGTCTGAATCTTCTGTTCCTGCTGTCGCAGAATCGAGTCGCCGAATTTCACACAGAGCTCGAGCTCCTGCCGTCCGATCAGATACAATCGAACGTTTACATAAGGCATCCGCTGAGTCTGGAGCAGTATTTAATGGAGGGCTCATACAACAAGATTTTCCTGGCGAAGGGAAATGTGCCCGCCGCCTCCTACACCTTCttcatagatattttattgaatacaGTGCGCGATGAGATCGGCGCGTGCATGGAAAGCGCATACGACAAGATTTCCATTCAGGACGCCGCGAGGATGCTCAATTTAAACACGGAGAAAGACATGAAGGCGTTTGCGACTAAGAAGAATTGGAATCTCTCGAACGACGGCTACTTTTACTTCTCCACGACCAGCGAGAAGAAATCCGAGGAGCCTATCCCGAGCTCCGAATTGGCAGCGCTCGCGATAGACTATGCCCGAGAACTCGAGATGATTGTGTAA
- the LOC105277562 gene encoding mannose-1-phosphate guanyltransferase beta isoform X3: MHEKRKKLQTMRALILVGGYGTRLRPLTLSRPKPLVEFANKPMLLHQIEALVQTNVTEVILAVSYRAQQMEEELVHEAKKLGVRLIFSHEPEPLGTAGPLALAREYLCASDDPFFVLNSDIICDFPFKQLLEFHENHGKEGTIVVTKVEEPSKYGVVVYREDGKIESFVEKPQEFISNKINAVYGGDDTGMYILNPSVLNRIELRPTSIEKEVFPNMAQDGELYAMELPGFWMDVGQPKDFLTGMSMYLASLRQKHPEQLHSGSGIVGNVLIDPTATIGKDCRIGPNVTVGPGVTLADGCCIKRSTILKAAVIKEHAWLDGCIVGWRSVVGRWVRMEGTTVLGEDVIVKDELYINGGQVLPHKSISSSVPEPQIIM, from the exons ATGcatgaaaagagaaaaaaattacaaaccATGCGTGCTTTAATACTTGTGGGTGGTTATGGAACTAGACTGCGACCGCTGACTTTAAGTCGACCTAAGCCACTCGTTGAATTTGCAAATAAACCAATGCTTCTGCACCAGATTGAAGCActg GTGCAGACGAATGTAACGGAGGTGATATTAGCGGTTTCCTATCGAGCGCAGCAAATGGAGGAAGAATTGGTTCACGAGGCGAAGAAATTGGGAGTGCGGCTTATATTCTCTCACGAACCGGAGCCATTGGGTACCGCTGGACCGCTTGCGCTTGCACGCGAATATTTATGTGCCAGTGACGATCCGTTCTTCGTTCTGAACTCTGACATTATCTGCGACTTTCCTTTCAAACAGCTCCTCGAGTTCCATGAGAATCATGGCAAAGAGGGTACTATAGTTGTTACTAAAGTGGAGGAGCCATCAAAGTACGGCGTAGTTGTATACAGAGAGGATGGGAAAATAGAAAGTTTCGTCGAGAAGCCGCAGGAATTTATATCTAACAAAATCAATGCAG TTTATGGTGGTGATGACACAGGTATGTACATTCTCAATCCGAGCGTACTGAACAGAATAGAACTGAGACCTACGAGCATCGAGAAAGAAGTTTTTCCAAATATGGCTCAGGACGGAGAATTGTACGCAATGGAATTGCCAGGCTTCTGGATGGATGTGGGACAACCCAAAGACTTTCTCACAG GAATGTCAATGTACCTTGCTTCATTGAGGCAAAAGCATCCTGAGCAGCTTCATTCTGGATCTGGTATAGTGGGCAATGTCTTGATAGACCCAACGGCCACGATCGGCAAGGACTGTAGAATCGGACCGAACGTCACGGTTGGCCCAGGTGTTACCTTAGCCGACGGATGCTGTATCAAACGAAGCACTATTCTCAAAGCGGCTGTGATAAAAGAGCATGCGTGGCTCGATGG ATGTATCGTTGGTTGGAGAAGCGTTGTAGGTCGATGGGTGCGAATGGAGGGTACAACGGTGTTGGGAGAAGACGTGATCGTGAAAGACGAGTTATATATTAACGGCGGACAGGTCTTGCCGCACAAGAGCATTTCTAGTTCCGTGCCGGAGCCGCAAATCATTATGTGA